Within Flagellimonas maritima, the genomic segment TAAAATCCGGGGATTTATTGGCAAAAATCAAAGTGGTACCTAATCTTACAGCTCTAAATGATGCAAGAAATACCATAGAAGATGCCAAAATTACACTGAACGACCAAAAGCGAAATTATGAAAGACAGCTCACCTTATTTAGTAAAGGAGTCATTTCAAAGGCTGATTTAGAACGTGCCGAGGTCACTTACGATCAGGCGAAACAAGCTTACAGTGCTGCAAATAAAAGGTTCGATATTGTAAACACGGGTACTACAAGCGGGTATAGGAATGCAGCCAATAATTTAATTCGTTCCACGGTGAGCGGTATGGTGCTGGAAGTGCCCGTTGAAGTGGGCAATCAGGTTATAGAAAGTAATAATTTTAATGAAGGAACTACAATTGCGGCCATTGCCGATGTGGAAAAAATGATTTTTGAAGGAAAGGTGGATGAGTCTGAAGTTGGAAAAATAAAAGAAGACCTGCCATTGGAAATAACCGTTGGAGCCATTGAAGACAAGACTTTTGATGCCGTACTGGATTATATAGCACCGAAAGGTAAAGAGGAGAACGGAGCTATTCAATTTGAAATAAAGGGGACATTGAAAAAACAGGACACCGTTTTTATCCGTGCGGGACTGAGCGCCAATGCCTCTATCATACTGGCACGAGCAGATAGTGTTCTTGCACTAAAGGAAGCATTGGTTCAATTTGATGATGATACTAAAAAGCCATACGTCGAAGTTGAAACTTCGGAACAACAATTTGAGCGAAAGGACATTGAACTTGGAATTAGCGATGGTATTTTTGTAGAGGTCAAATCAGGTATAGATCAAAAAGATAATATTAAAGTTTGGAATGCCATAGAAGAAGAAAACGCCAATTAATTATTTAACAAAAAAAATCGCTTAATCTTGTAACAATTTAACAACTTGTAAGTCCTATTGGAGGAGTTAAAAGTTTCAGATAGCTAACAGTACCAATCATGATAGAAATCAAAGATCTTCACAAGTCCTATAAAATGGGAAGTAATTCCCTTCACGTACTAAAGGGCATCAATTTTAAGGCAAAAGAAGGAGAACTAATTGCGATAATGGGTTCTTCGGGATCTGGAAAATCTACTTTGCTCAATATCTTGGGGATGCTTGACGAAGCTGATTCTGGAGATTATACCTTGGATGGAGTCCCTATCAAAAATCTAAGTGAAACCAAAGCTGCACAGTATAGGAACAAGTTTTTGGGCTTTGTTTTCCAATCCTTTAATTTAATAAATTATAAAAGTGCCATGGAGAATGTCGCTTTGCCGTTATATTATCAGCGTGTTGCACGCAAAGAAAGACAGGAAAAAGCACTTAAATATTTAGAGCGCGTCGGATTAAAGGAATGGGCTACGCATTTACCAAGTGAGTTGTCAGGCGGACAAAAACAACGTGTTGCCATTGCAAGGGCCATGGCAGCAGAGCCAAAAGTGCTTTTGGCAGATGAGCCAACAGGAGCTTTGGACAGCACAACATCATACGAGGTCATGGACTTGATCCAAAAAATTAATGATGAGGGCAATACAATATTGGTAGTGACCCATGAAGAAGATATCGCACATATGTGCAAAAGAATAGTGCACTTAAAAGATGGTGTAATTGTAGAGGATAAAGAAGTAAAACAGGTCAGAGCAGCCGCTTATGTTCAGTAGAGATACTTGGAAAGAAATATTTGAAACTATACAAAAAAACAAGCTTCGTACTTTTTTAACAGGATTTACGGTAGCCTTGGGCATTTTTATTTTTGTGGTGCTTTTTGGTATGGGAAATGGCTTGAACAATACCTTTACCAAATTCTTTGGTGATGATGCCACCAATACATTATTTGTTTTTCCAGGTAGAACGACTATACCTTACAAGGGTTATAAAGCCAAAAGACAAATAGAATTTGAAAATGAAGACTTGGAGGATATCGAAAAGAACTTCTCCATGCTTATGGAATATATAACCCCAAGAATTTCCAGGAATGCCTTGGTCACCTATAAAGAAGAATCGGATAACTATAATACAAGAGCTGTTGGTCCGGCACACCAATTTGCTGAGAAAACCATAATGATGAAAGGCCGATACTTAAATGAAACCGATATCCTTAAAAAAACCAAATATGCAGTTATCGGAAGATTGGTTGAGAAGGATTTGTTCAAAGGAGAAAAGTCCATCGGCGAATTTATAGATATAGGCGGAAGTGTTTTTAAGGTCATAGGGGTTTTTCAGGATGATGGCGGTGATAATGAGGAGCGATACATCTACATGCCCTTTACCACAAGACAGCTCATTGAAAAGAACAATGATAAAATAGACCAGATTATTTTGGCTTTCAAACCTGAAATCGGATATGCTGGCGCAATGGCCTTTGAAAACAAATTGGATAATTTTATCCGTAATAAGAAAATCATAAGTCCAGAAGATCCAAACGGAATTTTCATTAGAAACGTTGCCGATCAGTTAAAACAAAATCAGCAATTTGCGAATGTTCTTCAGATTATAATTTCCGGGATTGCCTTTGCCGTGATTATCTCGGGCATTATCGGAATCAGTAATATTATGCTATTTGTGGTAAAAGAGCGTACAAAGGAAATTGGGATAAGAAAAGCGCTTGGAGCAACGCCAAAAAAAGTAATTAACTCGGTTCTATTCGAGTCGATTTTCATTACTACAATTTCTGGATTTATCGGAATGATAATCGGAATATCCGTTTTAAATTCCATAGGTGGGAAAACATTGGAAGATGACTATTTTATAACCAACCCCGCCATAAACACAGGAACAGCAATCTTCGCTACTATTTTATTGATTATTTGTGGCGCCATAGCAGGGTATATCCCAGCAAAACGAGCAGCAAGGATAAAACCGATCGTAGCTCTAAGAGATGAATAGATGAGACAGTTATTTGACAGAAATACATGGCAAGAAATTTTCCAATCCATTAGGAAAAACAGAATGCGTACATTTTTGACCATGATAGGTGTATTCGTTGGCATCTACATTTATATAGGTCTTTCCGGAGCTTCAAAAGGTTTGGACAACGGTTTTGAAAGGCAATTTGAATCTGTTGCAATGAACAGTCTTTTTGCGTGGGGGCAAAGTACAAGTATGCCGCATGCAGGTTTTAAAACGGGTAGGCAGATACAGTTAAAGCTTGGAGATGTAGATGTTATGTACAATCGTATACCGGAAATTGAGAATATAGCCCCAAGAAACGTTCGCGGTATTTTTGGCTCTGAACCCGGAATAATAACAAGAGGATTGAAATCAGGGAACTATGCCGTGTATGGTGACTTTCCCGCATTCACAAAAATCGCAACAAAGAAAATCTACGATGGAGGTCGATTCATCAACGATGAAGATATAGATCAAGCACGTAAGGTATGTGTTATCGGTGAGCGCACCCAAAAAGAACTTTTTGAGAAAGATGAAGACCCAATAGGAGGATATATTAGGATAGACAATATCTATTTTCAGGTCGTTGGTGTGCACAAGTTTACTCCAGGGGGCGGTTTTGAAAGTGATAGCGACATATTTATTCCTTTTACCACATTCAGAAAACTGTACAATACGGGCGATGATGTCTCATGGTTTACGATAGCCGCTTATGATGATGCAGATGTTATTCAGGTAGAGGAAGATGTAAAATCCGTATTGAAGAGCATCCATAAAGTACATCCAAAAGATGAAAGGGCTTTCGGCTCTTTCAATCTAGGCGAGATTTTCAATAAGATAATGGGCTTTTCCAGCGGAATGACTTTCTTGTCACTCATTGTAGGAATAGCAACTATTTTAGCTGGTGTAATTGGTATAGGGAATATACTTTTAATATCAGTAAAGGAAAGAACAAAGGAATTGGGTGTAAGAAGAGCTTTAGGAGCTACACCAAGCGAAGTCAGAAACCAGATTATCATTGAATCCCTAGTATTGACATTGTTATCCGGAATCATAGGGATTATCTTGGGAGCGGTAACATTGAAAATAATAGATGCATTAACGCAGGGTGCTGATTTTCCGTATACCAATCCAACGGTTCCGATTCCTTATGTTTTGGGAGCTTTGTTGCTTATGATAATACTTGGGGTCCTTATTGGTTTAATACCCGCTCAAAGAGCCGTTAGCATCAGGCCAATAGATGCATTGAGAGAAGAATAAAAAGTTAAAACTAAATAATCAAAAAAAATGAAGAAAATTTTAAAATGGGTAGGTCTTGCTGTTCTTGTGCTAGGAGCAATGTGGGCCGCTGTATTTTTTATAAAATCAAACAGTAAGTCTGCCATAACATATGAAACCCATAAGCCATTCATTTCAAGCATAGAAAAAAAGACTGTAGCCACTGGAAAAGTAATACCTGAGGACGAGGTCGCCATCAAACCCCAGATAACGGGTATTATCGATAAGATTTTTGTTGAGGAAGGTGCACCTATTAAAGCAGGTGACTTGATTGCCGTGATAAAAGTGGTGCCCAACGAGCAGTCCTTGAACCAAGCCCAAGGTCGCGTTCGCAATGCGGAACTGGCTTTGAACAATGCAAAAATCGAATACGATAGAAATAAAACACTTTATGATAAAGGTGTGGTTTCAAACCAAGATTTTATAAATCAAAAGTTGACTTACGAACAAGCCGAACAGGAGTTGAAGAACGCACGTGCAGATTATCAAATTATCCGTAGGGGATCTATAGGGGGTTCATCGGCGGCCAATACGGATATCCGCGCGACAGTATCCGGAACCATTTTGGAAATTCCCGTAAAAGAAGGAGATCAGGTAATTCAGAGCAATAATTTTAACGATGGTACCACTATTGCATCCATTGCAGACTTGAGCAAAATGATTTTTGAAGGAAAGGTCGATGAAGGCGAAGTAGGGAAATTAAAATTGGGCATGCCATTGAAAATCAGTCTAGGTGCCATTGAAGATCAAGAGTTTGATGCTGACCTAAAGTTCATAGCTCCTAAAGGTGTTGAAGAATCCGGAGCTGTTCAATTTAAAATTGAAGGAGATGTCGAAGTTGGTGGAGATTTTATGATTCGTGCAGGATATAGTGCCAATGCATCATTGGTACTTGAAAAGAAAGATAGCATCTTGGTCATTCAGGAAGCGTTGTTACAATTTGATAAAGAAACGGACAAGCCTTATGTTGAAGTTGCTACGGGAGAACAAGAGTTTGAGCGTAGAGATATCGAAATTGGAATTTCGGACGGCGTAAATGTGGAAATTGTATCAGGATTGGAGAAAACCGATGAAATAAAACAATGGAACAAAACAGAACCGATCAAGAAGGGCTTGGAAGATGATGAGAACGCAGACGAAGATGCCTAATCCAATAAAAATCAAAATCAAGAAACGAATGAAATTTAAAATCACTTTACTCATGCTATTTTGTGCGATGTTCATCACCAACGCGCAAGTGAGAAAATGGACATTACAAGAATGTGTCACCTATGCAGTGGACAATAATTTGACCATTGAACAGGCGGAACTGGATTTGGATAATGCAAGAATTGATAAATCCGACGCTATAGGCAATTTACTACCGAGTTTGAACGGAGATGGGCGTTTGACGGAAAACGTAGGTCTATCGTTTAATCCAACTTCGCAAGAACCCGTAAGTACGCAGTTAAACTTTACCGGTAATCTGACCTCTGTACTTAATCTGTTTGATGGTCTCAGAAATATTAGACAATTGCAAAGGGCCGAGCTGAATACCATTTCCAATATTTATAGACTTGATGATTTAAAGGACGATATTAGATTGAATGTAGCCAATGCATATCTACAAGTGTTGTCCAACAAGGAACAACTGAAGGTTTTTAAAGCACAATATGCCGTAACGGAACAAGATTTATTGCGGACAAAGGAACTGGTAGAATCCGGAGTGGTACCAAGGGGCGATTTATTGGAAATAGAGGCTACGGCCGCCACCCAGGAACAACAGATTATTAACGGAGAAGGTCTGGTATTGATTTCAAGGGTAAATCTTGCACAGTTGTTGCAGATTACCGATTATGAAAATTTTGACATTGCCGATCAGGAGTTCGAAGTACCGCCTTCCGATATTTTGGACAATTCCGCTAAAACTATTTATGATAAGGCGCTAACTTTTAGAAATGATATTAAATTTTCGGAATCCAATGTTGAAATTGCGGAAAAGGATTTAAAAATTGCCAAAGGTGCATATTACCCCAGGTTATCTGCATTTATAAATTATAATACAAGATATTCGGATCAAAACCTGAATCCTCAGGATTTATCGATTATTCCATTTACGGACCAGTTATGGATTTTTGACGGTCTTGCCTACGGTTTTCAGTTAGAGGTTCCTTTTTTTAATGGTTGGAGTGCTAGAAACGGTGTTAAGCGATCAAAAATAGGATTGCTACAAGCCCAGTTGCAGCTGGAACAGAACAAGTTGGAATTGGAATCTAACATACAACAAGCTTATGTAGATGTGACCACCTTTTCCAAATCCTACGAAGCGGCCGAAAAAACC encodes:
- a CDS encoding efflux RND transporter periplasmic adaptor subunit; amino-acid sequence: MKKSVTITILLLIVLVFGGSMYYLYQKNSEDPVVYETEKLSRQTIVKKAVATGSILPLEEVLIKPNISGVIEEIYIEGGDYVKSGDLLAKIKVVPNLTALNDARNTIEDAKITLNDQKRNYERQLTLFSKGVISKADLERAEVTYDQAKQAYSAANKRFDIVNTGTTSGYRNAANNLIRSTVSGMVLEVPVEVGNQVIESNNFNEGTTIAAIADVEKMIFEGKVDESEVGKIKEDLPLEITVGAIEDKTFDAVLDYIAPKGKEENGAIQFEIKGTLKKQDTVFIRAGLSANASIILARADSVLALKEALVQFDDDTKKPYVEVETSEQQFERKDIELGISDGIFVEVKSGIDQKDNIKVWNAIEEENAN
- a CDS encoding ABC transporter ATP-binding protein, with the translated sequence MIEIKDLHKSYKMGSNSLHVLKGINFKAKEGELIAIMGSSGSGKSTLLNILGMLDEADSGDYTLDGVPIKNLSETKAAQYRNKFLGFVFQSFNLINYKSAMENVALPLYYQRVARKERQEKALKYLERVGLKEWATHLPSELSGGQKQRVAIARAMAAEPKVLLADEPTGALDSTTSYEVMDLIQKINDEGNTILVVTHEEDIAHMCKRIVHLKDGVIVEDKEVKQVRAAAYVQ
- a CDS encoding ABC transporter permease, translated to MFSRDTWKEIFETIQKNKLRTFLTGFTVALGIFIFVVLFGMGNGLNNTFTKFFGDDATNTLFVFPGRTTIPYKGYKAKRQIEFENEDLEDIEKNFSMLMEYITPRISRNALVTYKEESDNYNTRAVGPAHQFAEKTIMMKGRYLNETDILKKTKYAVIGRLVEKDLFKGEKSIGEFIDIGGSVFKVIGVFQDDGGDNEERYIYMPFTTRQLIEKNNDKIDQIILAFKPEIGYAGAMAFENKLDNFIRNKKIISPEDPNGIFIRNVADQLKQNQQFANVLQIIISGIAFAVIISGIIGISNIMLFVVKERTKEIGIRKALGATPKKVINSVLFESIFITTISGFIGMIIGISVLNSIGGKTLEDDYFITNPAINTGTAIFATILLIICGAIAGYIPAKRAARIKPIVALRDE
- a CDS encoding ABC transporter permease, with protein sequence MRQLFDRNTWQEIFQSIRKNRMRTFLTMIGVFVGIYIYIGLSGASKGLDNGFERQFESVAMNSLFAWGQSTSMPHAGFKTGRQIQLKLGDVDVMYNRIPEIENIAPRNVRGIFGSEPGIITRGLKSGNYAVYGDFPAFTKIATKKIYDGGRFINDEDIDQARKVCVIGERTQKELFEKDEDPIGGYIRIDNIYFQVVGVHKFTPGGGFESDSDIFIPFTTFRKLYNTGDDVSWFTIAAYDDADVIQVEEDVKSVLKSIHKVHPKDERAFGSFNLGEIFNKIMGFSSGMTFLSLIVGIATILAGVIGIGNILLISVKERTKELGVRRALGATPSEVRNQIIIESLVLTLLSGIIGIILGAVTLKIIDALTQGADFPYTNPTVPIPYVLGALLLMIILGVLIGLIPAQRAVSIRPIDALREE
- a CDS encoding efflux RND transporter periplasmic adaptor subunit, whose amino-acid sequence is MKKILKWVGLAVLVLGAMWAAVFFIKSNSKSAITYETHKPFISSIEKKTVATGKVIPEDEVAIKPQITGIIDKIFVEEGAPIKAGDLIAVIKVVPNEQSLNQAQGRVRNAELALNNAKIEYDRNKTLYDKGVVSNQDFINQKLTYEQAEQELKNARADYQIIRRGSIGGSSAANTDIRATVSGTILEIPVKEGDQVIQSNNFNDGTTIASIADLSKMIFEGKVDEGEVGKLKLGMPLKISLGAIEDQEFDADLKFIAPKGVEESGAVQFKIEGDVEVGGDFMIRAGYSANASLVLEKKDSILVIQEALLQFDKETDKPYVEVATGEQEFERRDIEIGISDGVNVEIVSGLEKTDEIKQWNKTEPIKKGLEDDENADEDA
- a CDS encoding TolC family protein, whose protein sequence is MKFKITLLMLFCAMFITNAQVRKWTLQECVTYAVDNNLTIEQAELDLDNARIDKSDAIGNLLPSLNGDGRLTENVGLSFNPTSQEPVSTQLNFTGNLTSVLNLFDGLRNIRQLQRAELNTISNIYRLDDLKDDIRLNVANAYLQVLSNKEQLKVFKAQYAVTEQDLLRTKELVESGVVPRGDLLEIEATAATQEQQIINGEGLVLISRVNLAQLLQITDYENFDIADQEFEVPPSDILDNSAKTIYDKALTFRNDIKFSESNVEIAEKDLKIAKGAYYPRLSAFINYNTRYSDQNLNPQDLSIIPFTDQLWIFDGLAYGFQLEVPFFNGWSARNGVKRSKIGLLQAQLQLEQNKLELESNIQQAYVDVTTFSKSYEAAEKTVEARRLAYDYAKERFNVGLMNSFDFSQAQARVDNAEAEVIRTKYDYIFRLKILEFYFGIPISLN